GAACTCGTGGAGACCCGTGCCCGCTATCTGGGCCGGAAAGGCAGCCTTCGCGAGATCCGTCAGTCCATCGGCAAGCTGGCCGACGACCAGCGCAAGGTGGTCGGCCGGTTGTGCAACGAGGTTCAGAGCGCCTTGGAAGAGGCGATCGCAGGCCGCAAAGCGGCCCTGACTGCGGAGCGCGAGCAGGTAGCCCAGAGGGAGGAGACTCTGGACGTCACGCTCCCTGGCCGCACGCCGCGCATCGGCCGCAAGCACCCCTTGCTGGCGACCCTCGACGATGTCGTCTCGATCTTCCTGGGCCTGGGCTTCCGGGTGGCAGAAGGGCCAGAGGTGGAGAATCACTACTACAGTTGGGAGGCCCTCAACTACCCCGACGACCACCCCGCGATGGATGAGCAGATGACCTTCTACATCAACGACAACGTCATGATGCGCAGCCAGACGTCGACTGTGCAGATTCGCTATATGCAGTCTCACGAGCCGCCGGTACGCGTCATCGTCCCCGGCCGGTGCTTCCGTCGCGATACCGTGGACGCCACGCACTGTCACACCTTCTACCAAACCGAGGGGCTGCTGGTGGATGAGGGTGTCACCATGGCCGACCTGCGGGGAACCCTGGAGGCCTTTGCCCATGGGATGTACGGTGAGCGCTGCCGGGTGCGTTTCCGCCCTGACTTCTTCCCCTTCACGGAGCCCAGCGCCGAGTTCGCACTGAGCTGCACCATCTGCGGCGGCGAGGGCTGCCGTGTCTGCTCCCACACCGGTTGGCTGGAGGTCGGCGGCTGCGGTATGGTCGACCCGAACGTCCTCGCGAACGTCGGCTATGATCCCGACCGATACACGGGCTACGCCTTCGGGTTCGGCATCGAGCGCATCACCATGCTGCGGCACGGCATCGACGACATCCGCCTGCTGTACAGTGGCGACATGCGTTTTCTGGGCCAGTTCTAGGGCCCAATCGCGCTGCAGCACAAGTTCCACCTGAGCTTTCATACCCGGCGGAGACGTGCCCGCTTGGGCGTCGCCGCGAGAGGATCGCGAGACTATGCGCATACCCTATAGCTGGCTCACAGACTACCTCAGATCCGAGATCGTCCCTGAGGAACTCGCCGAAGTGCTCACCATGGGCGGGCTCGAGGTTGAGGAGATACGGGACTGGACCTCCGAAGATGGCAAGGCCACCGACAAGGTGCTGGTTACCAAGATCACGGCGAACCGAGGCGACCTGCTCTCGATGATCGGAGTGGCCCGGCAAGCCGCTGCGTTGCTGGGCTGCGAGTGGGCTTTGCCGGACCTCGGTCGGCCGGAGATCACCGCACCTCTTGCCGGCGCGCCCCTGGTCGAGGCCGGTGACGTCAAGATCGAAGTACAGGACCTGAAGGGCTGCCCGCGGTACTCGGCCCTGGCGATCCGCGACCTGAAGACCGGGCCCTCGCCGGACTGGCTCCGCTACCGTCTTGAGGCCGCCGGGATCCGGTCGGTCAGCAACATCGTCGATGTCACCAACTACGTGTGCTGGGAACTCGGCCAGCCCATGCACGCCTTCGACCTGCGCCTCGTTGCCCGCAACCACATCATCGTGCGGCGCGCACATGAAGGCGAGGCTCTCAAACTCATCGACGGCAGCACCGCCAACCTCGTCGACCAAGACCTGATGATCTGCGACGAGATGGGGCCAGTGGGCATCGCCGGAGTGATGGGCGGCAGCGAGACCGAAGTCAACGAGCGCACCAAGATGGTGCTCCTCGAGTCGGCCCACTTCGACCCAACCAGCCTGCGTCGGTCGGCCCAGCGTTATGGCCTGAGCACCGAGGCCTCCTATCGGTTCGAGCGGTTCGTCGACCCGAACATGACGCTCCCGGCCCTGGCACGAGCCACCACGCTGATGCTGCAACTCGCGGGCGGAACGCCCGATGCTACGGCCATCGATGTCCGTGACGGCGACTTCACGGCCAGCACGGTGCAACTGCGTCCCCAGCGCTGCAACCAGATTCTGGGCACGGAGCTGACTGCCGAGAAGATGTCCGACTACCTCGAGAGGCTGGGGATGAGCGTCGACGGCCCCGGCGACGACGGCAGACTCTCGGTTCGCGTGCCGACCTTCCGTTGGGATGTCGAGCGCGAGATCGACCTCATCGAGGAGGTCGCGATCGTCCACGGCTACAACAACATTCCGATGACGGTCCCGGGCAATCTGCTTGAGAGCGGTGTGCTCACGGCCCGGCAGAAGGCTGAGCGACGACTTCGCGACCTGATGCGGCAGTGTGGTCTCAACGAGACAATCAGCTTCTCCTTCATGGGCATGGCCGACCTCGACCGCTGTGGCTTTGCCGAAGACGCCCCCGAGCGCACGGCGCTGAAGCTGCTCATGCCGGTCGCCTCCGACATGTCCCACCTGCGCACCTCGCTGATTCCCGGCCTGCTCAACGCCTGCTCCGTCAACGTCCGCCAGCGGGTTCTGGACGTGGCGCTCTATGACCTGGACCGGGTGTTCATACCTCAGGGCGAGCGGGAGCTACCTCAGGAGCGAGTAAGGGTCGCGGGGCTGGTGACAGGTGTGCCCTTCACTTCTGACTGGAACCTCTCGGGCGCCGAAGTCGACTTCTACTGGCTCAAGGGGATCGTGGAGCAGGTCTGCGACGCAATGAACGTGAGCGGTGTTGAGTACGTACGCGATGCGCACCCGGCTTTCCATCCGGGCCGGTGCGCCCAGGTTACGGTCGAGGGCAAGCCTGCTGGCGTCCTGGGCGAGGTCGTGAGGCAGGTGCAGGAGGCGTACGACCTTCCGGCGAACACCTACCTGTTCGAGCTGGACCTGGACACGCTGCTGGAAGGTGCAGCAGCCTTCCGCGTCTATGATCCCTTGCCGCGTTTCCCGGCCGCCCTGCGCGACATCGCCCTCGTGGTGACTGACGATGAGGCCCACACCGCCGCCGCGCTGGAGGCTGCGGTCCGTAAGGCTGCAGGGGAGTACCTGTGGAAGGTCGTTGCCTTCGACCTGTACACCGACGCTGAGCGTCTGGGTGCCGGCCGGAAGTCTGTGGCCTTCCGCCTGACCTTCCGGGCCGCCGACCGCACGCTCACCGACGAGGAACTCGATGGCGCTATGAACTGCGTGGCGCAACACCTGGCCGAGACCCTGGGGGCAGAAGTCCGGACTGCCTAGACGGCCTGAGTGCGGGTCCAGAGGAGGCCATGTTGTGAGTCGTCGTGGGCTGGAGTCGCGGCGCCTGTGCCAGACTTTGCCGGGGCTTGTCCTCGGGGTCGCCCTTCTGGGCGGCTGCTCGCACTTTGCGCAGACGCCGCCGACGGTTCTGCACGTCGAAGCGGACAATCTGGACGCGAAGTATCCGGAATGCCTGCAGTCTCGGGAAGCTGAGCCGCCCAAGGCCTTCCTCGTGAAGAGCGAGGCCGCATGGAAGAAGGTCTGGGGAGCCGCCGAGCCACCAGTCATCAACTTTGACAAGAGCATGATCTTCGTCGCCCATGGGTCGATCGGTTCCGAAGGTCCCGGCACGCTCACAGTCTACGTGCTGAAGTTCGTGGAGAGGGAGGATGTGATGGAGGTCAGGGTGAAGGAGTCACTCAGCGGCGAGTGGCCCCTGAGTTCGGGCTTCTCTCGCGCCTACGAGATCGTGAAGCTCCCGCGGACCGACAAGCCCGTCAAGGTTCTGTGGCGGTACCTGTGGGGCAGCCGCGACCAGACACATGAGCTGAAGGCCTCGGAGTGGACGCCGCCGGCGCCCACTCGTCGCTGACAACTGTCGCACGTCGTCCACGAAGCCTGCTCGTTTTGCTTGCCGGGCGGGCTGTTCTTTTGCCCATGGCCGTCCTGGCCAGGACCGATACCCATCGCGGAGCCCCGGATATGCTCAGGCAGAACCCGCTCTACGTCTCGCGCAAGGTGAACGAGGAATGTGTTCTGGTCCCCGTGCGCCAGTCTGTTGCAGAGATGGGCGCCGTCTACGTCCTCAACGAGGTCGGGGCGCGGATTTGGGAGCTGGTCGGTGACGGGCAGACCGCGGAGCAGATGGTAGCTATCCTGGGTCAGGAGTTTGACGCACCGACGCAGCAGATCGCACAAGACGTTGCGAGTTTCCTCGACCGCATGCGGCTCCTCGGAGCGATCGTCGAGGAGTGAGGTGAAACCTCTTGCTTCTGTTCGATGCCAACGTACAGGTCGGTCGGTACCGGCAGCTCCGCGAGGGCATGCCGTACTCGAAGGACGACCTGCTAAAGGACATGGACCGTTTCGGCATTGCCGAAGCGCTGGTGCTGCACTCTCTGTCACGCGAAGCCCATCTGGCCCCCGGTAATCACCGCGTGCTCAGGACCGTGGAGGGCGAGCCGCGGCTGCATCCCTGCTGGGCTGTCGTTCCGGCGCGATCGGGCGAAAACGGTCCCCTGGACATGCTCCTGGATCGGCTCTACAAATCCAGCATCCGAGCGGTGAAGCTCTTCCCAGGCCACTACAGCTTCAGCCTGCAGGAGTGGTGCCTTGGCTCGCTTCTGGAGGTTCTGGAGGAGGGGCGTCTCGTCACCTTCATCGACCCCAACTCGCAGTACATGGGCACACCGATGGACCAGACGAACTGGGATGCCCTCGTGGCGCTGTGCAGGGCCCATCCCAAGCTCCCAGTGGTCCTCAGCGAGAGTCGCCTGCGGTCTGGGAACCGCATGTTGTACCAGGCCTTCGAGACTTGCCCCAACCTGCACCTGGAGCTGTCCGGCTTCTGGGAGCATCGCGGCATCGAGTTCCTCTGCCACGAGTTCGGCCCCGAGCGCTTGCTGTTCGGGACCAAGTGGCCGGTGCGTGAACTGGGCGGCACTGTGGCCCAGCTTCAGTATGCCGAGATCGGCGAGGCCGAGAGGAGCAAGATCGGCGGCGACAACCTACGGAAGCTCCTGGCCGGCGCTCATCCCTCCAAGCGGCGTGCGAAGCCGGAGTTCCAGATCAGCATCAAGCCTCCCAAGGGTGAAACGCTCCGGGCACAGGCGCTGCGGGGAGATCGGCCGGACCGCCTCATCATCGACACCCATGCCCACCTGGGCAAGTCGGCCATCTATCACCTGCCTCAGAGCTCCCCGGCTCTGGTCGAGCAGGAGATGCAGAGACTGGGCGTCCGTTGTTCTATCGTCTTCGGCTTCTCTGGCGTGACTGGTGACTGGACCTACGACAACGATCTGGTGACCCAGGCCATGCGACGCCATCCGGGACGCTACCATGGCCTCATCGTGGTCAACCCCAACCACCCCGGCGAGATGATGCAGGAACTGGAGCGCTGCGTCGACCGTGGGTTCATCGGCGTCAAGCTGATCCCCAGCTATCAGGACTACCCGGAGGACGGACCGAACATCGAACTCGCGGTTCGGTGGGCCAATGAGCATCGGATGATCGTGCTCA
The nucleotide sequence above comes from Armatimonadia bacterium. Encoded proteins:
- the pheS gene encoding phenylalanine--tRNA ligase subunit alpha, whose product is MKETLQKLQEEAIAALQAAKTEQELVETRARYLGRKGSLREIRQSIGKLADDQRKVVGRLCNEVQSALEEAIAGRKAALTAEREQVAQREETLDVTLPGRTPRIGRKHPLLATLDDVVSIFLGLGFRVAEGPEVENHYYSWEALNYPDDHPAMDEQMTFYINDNVMMRSQTSTVQIRYMQSHEPPVRVIVPGRCFRRDTVDATHCHTFYQTEGLLVDEGVTMADLRGTLEAFAHGMYGERCRVRFRPDFFPFTEPSAEFALSCTICGGEGCRVCSHTGWLEVGGCGMVDPNVLANVGYDPDRYTGYAFGFGIERITMLRHGIDDIRLLYSGDMRFLGQF
- the pheT gene encoding phenylalanine--tRNA ligase subunit beta, yielding MRIPYSWLTDYLRSEIVPEELAEVLTMGGLEVEEIRDWTSEDGKATDKVLVTKITANRGDLLSMIGVARQAAALLGCEWALPDLGRPEITAPLAGAPLVEAGDVKIEVQDLKGCPRYSALAIRDLKTGPSPDWLRYRLEAAGIRSVSNIVDVTNYVCWELGQPMHAFDLRLVARNHIIVRRAHEGEALKLIDGSTANLVDQDLMICDEMGPVGIAGVMGGSETEVNERTKMVLLESAHFDPTSLRRSAQRYGLSTEASYRFERFVDPNMTLPALARATTLMLQLAGGTPDATAIDVRDGDFTASTVQLRPQRCNQILGTELTAEKMSDYLERLGMSVDGPGDDGRLSVRVPTFRWDVEREIDLIEEVAIVHGYNNIPMTVPGNLLESGVLTARQKAERRLRDLMRQCGLNETISFSFMGMADLDRCGFAEDAPERTALKLLMPVASDMSHLRTSLIPGLLNACSVNVRQRVLDVALYDLDRVFIPQGERELPQERVRVAGLVTGVPFTSDWNLSGAEVDFYWLKGIVEQVCDAMNVSGVEYVRDAHPAFHPGRCAQVTVEGKPAGVLGEVVRQVQEAYDLPANTYLFELDLDTLLEGAAAFRVYDPLPRFPAALRDIALVVTDDEAHTAAALEAAVRKAAGEYLWKVVAFDLYTDAERLGAGRKSVAFRLTFRAADRTLTDEELDGAMNCVAQHLAETLGAEVRTA
- a CDS encoding PqqD family protein, whose protein sequence is MLRQNPLYVSRKVNEECVLVPVRQSVAEMGAVYVLNEVGARIWELVGDGQTAEQMVAILGQEFDAPTQQIAQDVASFLDRMRLLGAIVEE
- a CDS encoding amidohydrolase family protein, whose protein sequence is MLLFDANVQVGRYRQLREGMPYSKDDLLKDMDRFGIAEALVLHSLSREAHLAPGNHRVLRTVEGEPRLHPCWAVVPARSGENGPLDMLLDRLYKSSIRAVKLFPGHYSFSLQEWCLGSLLEVLEEGRLVTFIDPNSQYMGTPMDQTNWDALVALCRAHPKLPVVLSESRLRSGNRMLYQAFETCPNLHLELSGFWEHRGIEFLCHEFGPERLLFGTKWPVRELGGTVAQLQYAEIGEAERSKIGGDNLRKLLAGAHPSKRRAKPEFQISIKPPKGETLRAQALRGDRPDRLIIDTHAHLGKSAIYHLPQSSPALVEQEMQRLGVRCSIVFGFSGVTGDWTYDNDLVTQAMRRHPGRYHGLIVVNPNHPGEMMQELERCVDRGFIGVKLIPSYQDYPEDGPNIELAVRWANEHRMIVLNHSWGPTDHLRRLAVKYPEVTFIIGHYTTQHAAVVNNYPNVYQCTCEPLTYNSVETLVDALDTSKIVFGSDTTDLPLMLGMGPILHARIPEEDKDRILGLNARDLLRKVGVRIAASEPMEELDGEYEAE